GAAACCCCTCAGCCAGTGAAAGAGAGTTTAGATTTCATCAGCTCTAGCCCATCTAGAGTCTGCCACTCACTTCAAAAGGAGAAGCATGAGGCATCGAACATCCAAGCCCTTTTGCAACTCAGGGTAAAGAATGGGCTACCTTTGTTTAAGTTTGGGGTTGAGAACGACAGAATCATTCTTGCAGCCACCATGAAAAATTTGATTTCATCAGGGAAGGATGACTCAGGCCGAAATTATACATTTTACTCTGTTAATGAAATTACAAAGAAAAGTGGTGGCTGGATGGGTCAAGGAAGCAAAAGGGAGAGTTGTGGCTACGTATATAATGTAGTTGGTCAGATGAAGGCCTCCAGCACTTGTTTCTCTGATTTGAGTGGATCAAATTCCCACAACGAGTATATGGTCAGAAAATCTGTCTTGTTGTGCGCTCAGCCAAAGCAGGAAGATCAGGAACCATTGAAGTTTACGCCAGAAAGGGAGCTTGCAGCCGTTGTTGTCAAGATCCCTTCTAAAAACTTAAGCCATGATGGAATGGAGAGTGATAAAAAGTTGATGGCGAAGGTCTGCATGACATGTTTGGCAGAAGGCAGATGCTCTTGCaacttcaaagaaaataaaaactcagaTGGTATTACAGTTATACTTCCAGGCGCTGTACATGGACCACCAAACAGAGGAGAGCCTTCGCCACTGACTGATCGCTGGGATGGATCATGTGACTGTGGAGGTTGGGACGTTGGCTGCAAGCTGCGTGTTCTTTCCAACCAGAACCGAGGCAGTAAGATTCATGTGATATCCAAAGCTTGCCGTATTCCGGACAATATTGAACTTTTTGTCCAGGTACTGCTTTTATATCTGGGCTTCTGTTTGATCTGCAAGTGTTCacatattacaattttaactgTAAATATTGTAATAATGTCCAGGAAGAACCCCAGGAGAGCACGCCCTTCTTCAGATTGACGCCATTGAAGGATGGAATCTACGCGATTGAATTCAACTCATCAATCTCTTTCTTACAATCCTTCTTCATTTGTGTCGCCATTTTAAGCTGTAATAGACCAATGGATCCCCCAGCAACAACCAAGATATCTGAGGTACAAGTTTTCAAGGAGCCCATTCTGAATGAGGATGGTGGAATACAGAGAAGAGCGCCTGCAAAATATGCTCTAAGTCCACCTTTTTCCCCTGTTGGAAGGGTCTAGTTTCAGGCAAGGAACCTGCCATCTAGCTGTCGATCCTCTTCAAAATAGCTAAAGAGGCATTGAGAGAACTCCCCAAACTCAGAAGTCTTTTCGTTTTCGACCATCGTATCAGTACCTGCAGCGAAGTCTGATAAAGGACTATTAACTGGACTGCTTGTGCTGTTCTGGCAGAAGACATGTATACCCATTTGTACAAAAAGCAAATGTCATCAGCTATACAAGTACAACATAGCCACTTAAAGGAGAACTCCAAAACTACCGTATGCTCGTTAAAAGGTAGAACACTGAACGTAATGCCATACTTTTCTAGGCATGCACAGTTCTGTATAAATGCTCcgttttctcttttaataatgcGAGATCTTTTCTATGGAATGCTTGCCTCAAGATATCATTGTACAGCCTTTGCGTGCTAGATCAGgatttgcaatttttttatttgtgttggagagagagagagagagagagagagagagcaattcAAATTCAAGCAAAATTGCAAAAAGACAAGAAAGATTTTTGGTCATAAGCTATAAATTGAAATGGGTTTCACAAATCAATAGGTGAAGCATGATGAATACAGATAAACCATTGACCATCAATTCTCTCAAATACATTTGTAGCAAACTGTACACCCCATTTGCTACCTTCAGTCTTAACGAATTTCCTGCACGTAACATACCCTACATCCCCCTTAACATGAACCCTCACATCCTTCAGTTGAATCTCTAGTGGGAATTCATAGTCCGCCCATACGAACTCCCAACTTTCCATAACATCTTCATGACCCGGTATCCCATTTGCACCTGGGTGTACAACACAGACCTCGTCGCCTTTGGCCCAAAGCTTTTGCATAGCAGCTAAATCCCCAGTTTTGAATGAGTCGTAAAATCGAGCATTTGCTAGTAATACTGATGTTTTGCTATCCTCGTGGAGATTTTTAAGGCTATCCCTAATTTTTGCTGCTTCAACATAGTTTTCCTCAGCGATGGCAATCTGCAGCTCCAGCTCTAAGGCTTGTTCATCCATTGTAATGCTTTCACCGCCTAAGGGATCCTGTGTGTCCTCTCTTTTCCCTTGACATGGTCTCGTTGAGACCAAACTGGAATCTTGTTGAAATAATTCTGCACTAAGCACACAGAGTTAGAAATGCACAAAACTTGGGTGGTGTAACCATTAATTATGAGTACAAGCTTAGAGGGGCActgaagataataaatagaataccAAAACATCTGACTTACTGGATCTTCCAGTTTGCAAACTGAGGTGATGATCACCGGGCAAGACCTGGAACCTATGTCTTCGACCAAAGGGTTTAACCATAACTACACCGCATTGCTTCAGGGAAGGTTCAGAAAGATGATGAAGTGTAGCAAAACTATTGACAAATGAACATGGCAGGCTATAAACTTCTCTGACGGTAGAAGCAATACCCTATAGAAGTAAAGGTTAGGACACTGAGTGAGAGACTCATAAAAGAACTGTGGACAACAAATGTTGAGAGGCAGAAACTTTGGGCTTAATTGTCTTACATATCATATTTCACACGAAGAAACCATCTGCCTCATATATGCAAATTCAGTAATCTAATTTTAGTATCAACTTAGGTAAacctttatttaatatataataccaGGAGGTTATCAACCTTTAAAACACTCAATATGAGTATTCATCAATTTCAACCTCAACAACGATATTTAATCAAGCCACAGCTGCAGTAGTACTTGAGAAAGCCGTTAAGCACTTCTTCAAGTTTAAACATTTTATACTTTCTTCCTCATCTCGTACATCCCAAAAGCCAGAAGTTTATgtatttacaatattttccaaaccctactgcTACAAAGATAGAAAATTCGAAAGTGGGTTTTTCCTAGAACAAGAAACTTAAACATGTCAATAAACCCAGAAAAGTTATCTCAAGGAAATTACTCAATTTAGCTTCGGATAAGTTATAACAACAATTATGACCATAAGCACTTAAGCCAAACGAACCATGAATTTAAACTCCCAAGCAAAGTAAGAGATTAGAGGAGGAGACGCAGAACTCACGTTATAGCAGAAGCTAGACCCATGAAGCGGCATGGTTAAGGGGCTGATTATAGAGAGGCCAAGAATTATGAGGAAGAATTAGGATCGGGGTGAACTGTTCCATACAGAGGACTGGGACTGCTATTTAGAATTTATCTACTCGGAGATCATGAGTGAAAACTTTGGATATCGGCTAGGGAACGCCCTTTTGAGGAAAGATTGAAGAATGGAAAATAGGCTGGGCTGGATGGTCGGTGGAACAGAAAATGAGCTGGAGTGGGCTGGGCTGAATGAATGGGTCTAATGGATTTTCACCACCAATATTTAGAACTGTTTGgattaagaaatattttcatctcatttcatttcatcattttaactttataaatttttaatttttcattttgtaagATAGTTCTTGAAATtttgagtattattttttaaaaaaataattttgagtaTGGGAAGGGAAAGGCATGCAAACGCATGTCGTTTTCTTATGAAAGAAGAGGCGAAGGTCTCCCAAGTATAAGAGAAACTTCCTAGACATAGCTAGGATTCAATATTTGATCAGCCAGGTTAGTAACCTCCAAAACATTGTAAAGATTCTCTGCTTTTTACTTTTGGGGTTAACAAACATTCTAAGATATAGAAAGTACCTTTCCGTTcccaaacaatattaatatcatGATGTCTGCCATTTCCATCGTCCTTTTGTCACCATTGCACCTCAGATGCTCCAAAGAAaccgcttttttttttttttttttcattgcatGCTTAATCATATTTTGTTTGATGATGGTGTTAGAGGTATCCATGTAATTTAGACGTCTCAACTGGCTCTATTAATGCATGGAAGAACCTACTCTTTCAGGATCACGTACGACATGATATATCATTTCAATTCACTCTTTTATACGCCTGCAtccatatataataagatagaaaagctagctagctcatGAAAAGTCCTGTGCCGCCAGATTCTTCAAGCTTCAAAAGAAAAGACGTTGGTGGTTGGATATCATAATTATTTTGCATAGTTGCAAAAACTTAGAATTGTTAAGCCTACCTACCCTTGGTCGAAGTCGTGCCATAGGTTTGAAATTTGAGGATTTATGATAGATAGAATGAATTGGGAAGCCTACAACCTTCTCGAATTCCCATTGAAGTACTTAATTGTGTCCAACATCAACCGAATACACATCATGTCGATCTTTACCCTGTTTTTGAATTATGATTCcaataaatacattaaaaatattgcatttaagaaagcacatgGATGCATGCAGGAAAGTAGCTAGCTCACGTACGTATGATATCATTTTTTCCAAATTATAATGATCGAATTGCTCCCTTTTTTTTTGCCTAGATAAGATAGGATTAGCTAAAATTGACCGGAGAGATTGTCCTATATAATCATAGAGCACAATTGGGAAAACTTCGACAGgaagttttagagagagagaaagagcctACCTTCTTTCTAGAAAACACCGAAATATAACCCAACCAGGGGTGGAGTTTCAGCTCctccctctctcctccctcACTCATCCTTCATTCCTCCTCTCtagtcttttcttttcttttttctttttattttttttatttttttttattttttcaagttaaAATAGGGTGGAAAGCCAATTTGTTGCTCTTCAACGCCCAGTGACTACTATGCACCACACCGGAGCATTCCCAAGGTATCTATCTTTCAAACGGGCGAAAAATTTCACCGAACAAAACAACGTGTCAGCCACATGCACGTTCTAAAGTTACGTTCGCGCAAGAATCCTCACCTCCGCAAGGGAAGTGCATCTATCACCTTGTGCGGCTTCTTTGGGTCCAAGACCACTGGTTTCTTTTGACTCAACCGTGCACCATACTTTTAGGGTGGCGCACGTCCCTCACACGCCACAACAACCTCTGTgttttgttgtttgtttgttattttttcatatatttctcatgtatttatgttttctgttatttactttattttaggttgtaatatggaaaaaaaaaacaaaaacaaaaatagaaaacattGTCACTAGGACCAAGAGTCCATAGAGTATGTCATCCACTCCATGGGAGTGTGGGGTTTGTTATTGTCTTAGACAGTATTCTAGAACAGAATACTATCTTTCAAATGATTTGTCTAAAGAGGTTTTGCAGCACTAGACAAGACCATTCCAGTTACAAAAGAATTTGTATATTGGGGAGCTTTAAAAGTAGTAGTTGGCTTAATTATAATTCTTAGGTCAGAATTGTAATGTccattttataaatgaatgaaCAATGTTTTaccataaaacaaaaaatagagcaCAATTAGATCATTTCAAGTTAAAAACTGAGACATGCAAGACAAGTGATTAACTGCCTGCATGCCTTCCATTTATTTTATCGATAAGCTTGCAATCTGACCATAAAGAATTGATTTAATCTCGTTTGAATAATCATACgagattatttgtaaataataataaaacgaTTTGAGGTAATatattttatgggattttgataaatgagagaaaaaaattaaataaaaatattataaagttaaaatataatttttgttttggtatttgaaaaaattaaattgttttttgtattttatttagaagtttggaataattaagtaatgattaaataaaaaaaagtttaaaatttaaaattgaaaaatatttgtatttgtagtatatattttgatattaagatCATGAGAtagaatgaaatgagatgatctTGTAATCGAAACATGTGTTAATTAAGGTGCTAAATATAGAAAACAATAGCTTGAAAGACCAGTACTGATAATATTGGAAGAAGATAGATAAGATTAATTAGTGTAATTATCGCTGAAGAATCTCATAAACATGTAGCCAATCAGTCTCATGATCTGACCCTACATTgtctcactacaacaaaaataggttttagtgacagatgaaactgtcacaagaaatggaaaaaacgtcacgaaatatatttggtgacggttttagaccgtcaccaccactgtcacgtaatgtgcgtcacggattacatttggtgacagtttactgtacaagcgtcactaaaaatatttttagtgacggttggggatgtgccgtttgaagtaacgttcgaacgtattattttctgtgacggttagaatctgtcacagaatataacgttcgaacttaaaattacacgttcgaacgtaaaaaagacgagctgacatccgaacgagaaaaggtaacgtttgttgattatagttcggacgtataatgtaaacgttcgaacgtttatacgtgcgaacgttacgttcgaatctcgattccaacgaaaatgaaataatgtccgaacgtttgtatcatgacgttcggacgttaattcgaatgttaagagagtagtgttcgaacgtaaaatgtacgttcggatgtttggaacgttaaactttttttacattcgaacttttttttaaacgttcgaacgttttgttactattttgtatggttacgttcgaacgtattttcgaacgtttaatactgttgaaacgtattttatttacattcgaacgtacatatcagaaatgctaaactcatccacttaataaacaaaccaattgtttcatattacagtacatatttcacaaccaatattgtttgaaactgttttcaaattagatgttaaaaacgtaatacagaaataaaattcatttctttttctttcctcgcccagcacgattctgttgcaatgacataacacgctccatttgcagcatcatctcccgctgcacttgctgttggacctcactacggattctttcctcctggtctctttgttggtcctgcaaacgcgtctctaaatgagactgtcgctctaagagggactccaactcttgctgtctagacctcatatactcattctcgcgtcgtgcagcttctaaatctttggtaagattattaatttgtgatgtcgatgaggttgaggaagatgaaccggaatgcttgaaagatcgtcccaaacctcttgccatactagagttgggcccaagcacctgtgaaaaaatgtccaaatcactaggagaggaatccccagaaactgactgcatctccatcattttcccctgcagtttgaaagatcaaaacacacaataagtaacatattaaaagaaatacaaataaaaaataatttaatcacatgttacataatataattcaacaaaaggaataccgcttacataattaattgcagctgcaggatccatccactcactatgctcattagtgtgagcagcagcatagacatgaatgagggaaaagttttcaggatcatcacgtttctaagaaaacgacatcattagcaatttgaaaaagacagtattagtacttatataaaagaataataagaaaaaatatgaattattgtgtttattaattaccattttttcag
This sequence is a window from Carya illinoinensis cultivar Pawnee chromosome 9, C.illinoinensisPawnee_v1, whole genome shotgun sequence. Protein-coding genes within it:
- the LOC122276295 gene encoding uncharacterized protein LOC122276295, translated to MPLHGSSFCYNGIASTVREVYSLPCSFVNSFATLHHLSEPSLKQCGVVMVKPFGRRHRFQVLPGDHHLSLQTGRSKLFQQDSSLVSTRPCQGKREDTQDPLGGESITMDEQALELELQIAIAEENYVEAAKIRDSLKNLHEDSKTSVLLANARFYDSFKTGDLAAMQKLWAKGDEVCVVHPGANGIPGHEDVMESWEFVWADYEFPLEIQLKDVRVHVKGDVGYVTCRKFVKTEGSKWGVQFATNVFERIDGQWFICIHHASPIDL